Within the Dolichospermum compactum NIES-806 genome, the region GCAGTCATCCATTCTTATTATATCTACAGAGAAAAATGCAGTATTCCTTGTTCAGCGTCCAATGCTGCCATCACTCCTACGGGTAAAGTAGCATTGGGGCTATTATGACCAAAGGGGAGATTAGAAACTATGGGAATACCCAAATCACCTAAACAATCGCGCAAAACTTCCTCTACAGTAAAACTAGGTATGTTAGGGGGGGCCTCACATTGAGTAAATCCACCTAAAGCAATACCGCGAACTTGGGATAAGACCCCACTTAATCGCCACTGAGTTAACATTCTATCAATGCGATAAGGTGTTTCTGTGACATCTTCTAAGGCTAAGATCACACCATTAAGGTCTGGTAAAATCGGTGTTCCTAAAAGATGGGTAGCGACTGTGAGATTACCAGGAAGTAAGATTCCTGTACTTGTACCACCACCCCAACCACAACCCTTTAAAGGTGAGAGGGGACGACCTTCTACTATGTCTAATAACCGCTTGATTGACCATTCTGGCTCATTGGCTAGGGTAGTCATGACGGGACCATGTACACTGGCAATTCCGGCGTTGTAGAGACTCCAAAGCAGGGCTGTGATATCAGAAAAGCCAATTAACCATTTAGGGGTAATAGTATTTTCTTGCCAATTCCAATCTTCTAAAATCCGGGTGCTACCAAAACCACCTCTCGCGCAGAGAATACCCTTACATTCTGGATCTTGCCATGCTGTAGCTAATTGCTGACGACGGTGGGCATCTGTACCA harbors:
- a CDS encoding S66 peptidase family protein, which encodes MSNIQNRKSTLLPLPLKPGDLLRVIAPSGALREVEAFNQGVEIWKSHGYRIKISDNISDRHGYLAGTDAHRRQQLATAWQDPECKGILCARGGFGSTRILEDWNWQENTITPKWLIGFSDITALLWSLYNAGIASVHGPVMTTLANEPEWSIKRLLDIVEGRPLSPLKGCGWGGGTSTGILLPGNLTVATHLLGTPILPDLNGVILALEDVTETPYRIDRMLTQWRLSGVLSQVRGIALGGFTQCEAPPNIPSFTVEEVLRDCLGDLGIPIVSNLPFGHNSPNATLPVGVMAALDAEQGILHFSL